The sequence AGCCCATGTCTCCGAGGCGTCCCTCGACTGCCCGGATCGCCTGGTCAAGCTCCTGCTCGGCGATCGGCAATCTGTTGCCGTCGTCATCCACGCGTCCCTGAACGCTCAGCAGGAAAGAGTGGCCGCCATTTTCCGCGAGCTCATCCTCCGGAGAGGAACACGAGGAAATCACGCAGAGCATGACGCAGAGGAGGAGGTTTTTCATCGGGATGAATGAGGATGCCTGGCGGCGGAGGCGCGTTCTCCAGAAAGCGAGACGCCCGCGATTTATGCTGTGCTCGCGCTCTGCAGAGCGCGGCTCCGAGCGGATATCATTTTCCAATCCTCCGGCTCCAGGCAGCAGGGATCTGCGGCGACCCAGTGGCCGGGGGCGATCTCGCGGAGGGAGAGATCCATGCCTATCGTCTCATCGTACCGGGTGTGCTTGATGCGGTGTCCGAAGGCGCTGCCTGCGGGTGGGTCGATGGGTGATGGCACATCGCCTTCAAGGAGGATTTTTTTGCGCTTCACCTTGGGATCGGCGATGGGGACGGCGGAAAGAAGCGCCTTGGTGTAGGCATGCTTCGGATCGCGGTAGATGGTTTCCGAATCGGCAAGCTCGACGATTTTCCCGAGATACATGACGGCCACCCGGTCGCTGATGTGCTTTACGACGGAGAGGTCATGGGCGATGAAAAGGTAAGAGAGGCCAAATTCCTTCTGGAGATCGACGAGGAGGTTGAGGATCTGCGACTGGACGGAGACATCGAGGGCGGAAACCGGCTCATCGCATACCAACCACTTGGGCTTGAGCGCGAGGGCGCGAGCGATGCCGATGCGCTGGCGCTGGCCTCCGGAGAACTCGAAGGAATAGCGCTCTGCGGCGGCGCGGGAGAGGCCGACGGTGTCTAGCAGCTCATCGACCCATTTTTTCCGCTCCTGGCGGGTACCCATTTTGTGGATGCGGAAGGGCTCCTCGATGAGGGAGCGGACGCTCATCCTGGCATCTAAGGATTCGGAGGGATCCTGGAAGATCATCTGGAAATCCCGGCGCAGCGGGCGCAGGGCGCGCTGGCCGATCTGGGAGATATCCCTGCCTTCGAAATGGATGCTGCCGGAGGTGGGCCTCAGGAGGCGGACGAGTGCCTTGCCGAGGGTGGATTTCCCGCATCCCGACTCGCCGACAAGGCCGAGGGTTTCACCGGCGGCGAGTTCGAGGGAAATGCCGTCCACGGCTTTCACGGCTCCCGTCTGGCGGAGCAGGAGGCCGCTGCGGACGGGGAAATGCACGCGCAGGTCGTTGGCTTGCAGCATGGGGAAATCGCTCATAGGTCGGAACATTCCTTGCAGATTTCCAGCCGGTGCCCCGGCTGGACTTCCTTGAATTTCGGGCGCTCGCGGGTGGCCTCCATCTTGCGGCCGAGGCGCTGGCAGAAGCGGCAGCCATGGGTGAGATCCGCAAGGCCGGCGACGGTGCCGGGGATGGTCGGCAGGACGGATTTCGGCGGGGTGTCGAGGGTGGGGATGGAGCGCAGCAGGGCGCGGGTGTAGGCGTGGAGAGGGTTGCCGAAAAGCTCATCGACCGGTGCGCTCTCGACCACGCGGCCGGCATACATGACCACGACCTCATCGCAGGTTTCCGCGATGACGCCAAGGTCGTGGGTGATGAGCATGACGGACATGTTCATCTCGCTCTGGAGGTTTCTGAGGAGATCGA comes from Akkermansiaceae bacterium and encodes:
- a CDS encoding ATP-binding cassette domain-containing protein, whose product is MSDFPMLQANDLRVHFPVRSGLLLRQTGAVKAVDGISLELAAGETLGLVGESGCGKSTLGKALVRLLRPTSGSIHFEGRDISQIGQRALRPLRRDFQMIFQDPSESLDARMSVRSLIEEPFRIHKMGTRQERKKWVDELLDTVGLSRAAAERYSFEFSGGQRQRIGIARALALKPKWLVCDEPVSALDVSVQSQILNLLVDLQKEFGLSYLFIAHDLSVVKHISDRVAVMYLGKIVELADSETIYRDPKHAYTKALLSAVPIADPKVKRKKILLEGDVPSPIDPPAGSAFGHRIKHTRYDETIGMDLSLREIAPGHWVAADPCCLEPEDWKMISARSRALQSASTA